A window of the Oryza brachyantha chromosome 5, ObraRS2, whole genome shotgun sequence genome harbors these coding sequences:
- the LOC102704704 gene encoding proline-rich receptor-like protein kinase PERK8, producing the protein MAAASPSVATSPTSSNSKPNATPADTTSSSPPPASPPLAASPPPLAPPKSSPPPSEAAPPRNSPLSKPPRHSPPAPPPAPAPAAAQSPSPSDAPPPAPTLPSPPTNHKPLPAPATAADPADSNTAKHSSSNKSSSPAGRSGNSSPTNGLSASTTAVIGVGAVIAILVLSFVGAAIWYTKKRRRDTNGYRAGFMSPTSPLSSQQPSGGSADVESSFDPSLKTNYSAGSPKLKACMSDISMGNSRFFTYEELYQITDGFSAQKLLGEGGFGSVYKGHLPDGKEVAVKQLKDGGGQGEREFQAEVEIISRVHHRHLVSLVGYCISNDQRLLVYDFVPNNTLHYHLHGHGRPVLDWLARVKIAAGAARGIAYLHEDCHPRIIHRDIKSSNILLDNNFEAHVADFGLARLALDAVTHVTTRVMGTFGYMAPEYASSGKLTERSDVFSFGVVLLELITGRKPVDASRPLGDESLVEWARPLLTRVIETGNLEELVDPRLGRSFNEVEMFRMIEAAAACVRYSASRRPKMSQVVRALDSLADIDLTNGVQPGQSELFNVANTAEVRMFQRMVLGNHDDSSDLSQYGWSSSRQ; encoded by the exons ATGGCAGCAGCGTCCCCGTCGGTCGCCACCTCGCCCACCTCCTCCAACTCCAAACCCAATGCAACACCGGCTGACACCacctcttcttctccacctCCCGCCTCCCCACCGCTTgctgcctcgccgcctccactCGCTCCTCCCAAGTCTTCACCTCCACCTTCCGAGGCTGCCCCGCCCAGAAATTCACCGCTTTCTAAGCCGCCAAGGCACTCGCCACCAGCTCCGCCGCCAGCTCCGGCGCCAGCAGCAGCGCAGTCCCCGTCCCCTTCCgacgctcctcctcctgctcccaCCCTGCCATCACCACCGACCAATCACAAGCCACTGCCTGCACCTGCCACTGCTGCTGACCCGGCCGACTCCAACACGGCCAAACACTCCAGCTCCAACAAATCCTCCAGCCCTGCTGGTCGATCCGGTAACTCATCACCGACCAACGGCCTAAGTGCTAGCACTACTGCCGTCATAGGTGTCGGCGCAGTGATTGCCATCCTTGTACTTAGCTTTGTAGGAGCTGCTATTTGGTACACAAAGAAACGTCGGAGGGATACTAATGGTTACCGTGCTGGGTTCATGTCACCTACTTCGCCCTTGTCTTCTCAGCAACCATCAG GTGGCTCGGCAGATGTAGAATCGTCATTTGATCCTTCTTTGAAAACAAACTATAGTGCTGGAAGTCCCAAACTGAAAGCATGCATGTCTGATATTAGCATGGGCAATTCCCGATTCTTCACATACGAAGAACTGTACCAGATTACTGATGGTTTCTCAGCTCAAAAACTGCTGGGGGAAGGAGGGTTTGGGTCTGTATATAAGGGTCACTTACCAGATGGGAAAGAAGTGGCTGTTAAGCAACTAAAAGATGGTGGTGGACAAGGGGAACGTGAATTCCAGGCAGAAGTGGAGATAATCAGTCGTGTACATCACCGCCATTTGGTCTCTCTTGTGGGATATTGCATTTCCAATGACCAAAGGTTGCTCGTCTACGACTTTGTGCCTAACAACACCCTTCATTATCATCTTCATG GACATGGGAGGCCTGTTCTAGATTGGTTGGCTAGGGTTAAAAttgctgctggtgctgctcGTGGAATAGCATATCTGCATGAAGATT GCCATCCAAGGATAATTCACCGAGACATCAAATCCTCAAACATTTTGTTGGATAATAACTTTGAGGCACAT GTGGCTGATTTTGGTCTTGCGAGGTTGGCTCTGGATGCTGTAACTCATGTAACTACCCGTGTAATGGGGACATTTGG GTACATGGCTCCAGAATATGCATCGAGCGGAAAATTAACTGAGAGATCTGATGTATTCTCTTTTGGTGTTGTTCTCTTAGAGCTTATCACTGGTAGAAAACCTGTTGATGCATCAAGGCCATTGGGTGATGAGAGCCTTGTTGAGTGG GCTAGACCATTGCTTACGCGGGTTATTGAGACAGGTAATTTGGAAGAGTTGGTTGACCCGAGGCTTGGGAGGAGCTTCAATGAGGTTGAAATGTTCCGTATGATTGAAGCTGCAGCAGCCTGTGTACGATATTCAGCATCAAGAAGGCCCAAAATGAGTCAG GTGGTGCGAGCTCTAGATAGCTTAGCTGATATTGATCTAACAAATGGCGTTCAGCCGGGGCAGAGCGAGCTTTTCAATGTGGCGAACACAGCAGAGGTTAGGATGTTCCAGCGGATGGTGTTGGGCAACCACGATGACAGCTCCGACCTGAGCCAATACGGTTGGAGCAGCAGTCGCCAGTAG
- the LOC102705719 gene encoding uncharacterized protein At4g28440-like, translating to MADSGARRQPTFTKVDQLRPGTHGHNLLLKVVDSKMVLQRGGGPQGRHMRIAECLVGDETGIIVFTARNDQVDLMKPGTAVDLRNAKIDMFKGSMRLAVDKWGIVKAAESPADFTVKEDNNMSLIEFELVTVVE from the exons ATGGCTGACTCCGGCGCTCGCAGGCAGCCCACCTTCACCAAGGTCGACCAGCTCCGCCCGGGTACCCATGGCCACAACCTGCTCCTCAAGGTCGTCGACTCCAAGATGGTGCTGCAGAGGGGCGGCGGCCCTCAGGGCAGGCACATGCGGATTGCCGAGTGCCTCGTCGGCGATGAAACTGGCATTATTGTCTTCACAGCAAGGAACGACCAGG TGGATCTAATGAAGCCTGGGACTGCTGTTGACTTGAGGAACGCAAAGATAGACATGTTCAAGGGCTCGATGCGGCTTGCAGTGGACAAGTGGGGGATTGTGAAAGCTGCTGAAAGCCCAGCAGATTTCACAGTGAAGGAGGATAACAACATGTCCTTGATCGAGTTTGAGCTCGTGACAGTGGTAGAGTGA
- the LOC102706005 gene encoding uncharacterized protein LOC102706005 isoform X1 has translation MADADELGRRLAAVAVSDSDNLFQVMRAVEDAEATIRQQLEENSRLKDELMLKTRELDRIRSEAEAPFAQDRAISTSPHAISTWTPSSLNSRAALPHHHNNGLFDPMLQDQSIRKLSGEQSAPDSAVPSHLSTPSSRSLSPTRHRKEGDYDSKFNLAGQALLPLSETNSNIIWKQDLLAKVKEHEEEIAQLRRHLTDYSVKEAQILNEKHVLEKRIAYMRMAFDQQQQDLVDAASKALSYRQDIIEENIRLTYALQAAHQERSTFVSSLLPLLTEYNLQPSVLDAQSIVSSLKVLFKHLQEKLAITEEKLKESQYQLTPWRAESSNSTNVPVQSPSHPPGNALVTTSKANLDIVAQQAYSHVQSPMSSPVRARRDWDLLGNENHQTIASEVAAVNTEHDNIGITSPSSSNQVKKDVVAQATEHDSRAVRFNFESKSQNPSFKDLVRSDAPENLEGTETHISQEPPAQWGPEGSPNLASGLDDANPPYPYLPTVLEEPSSSFSEAADDDPLPAIEGLRITGEAFPGRELQASGYSINGTTSCNFEWVRHLEDGSVNYIEGAKQPSYLVTADDVDSLLAIEVQPLDDRKRKGEIVKVYANEQKKITCDPETKELIKKILSTGHVSYEVLLPVRFLDMWEPAVLAIKREGYSIKCNGQRGVIITEKFQQATAISIPYGRPTEFSILAADGAEYNLKPAENAPSRDIIVLILRLFRMKAVEKSKGRRKGIFFK, from the exons ATGGCCGACGCCGATGAGCTTGGCAGgaggctcgccgccgtcgccgtctcggACTCCGACAACCTCTTCCAGGTGATGCGCGCCGTGGAGGACGCCGAGGCCACCATTCGGCAGCAG CTGGAGGAGAACAGCCGCCTCAAGGACGAGCTGATGCTCAAGACGCGAGAGCTTGACAGAATC AGGTCAGAGGCAGAGGCTCCCTTTGCTCAGGATCGCGCCATTTCGACCTCTCCCCATGCCATCTCTACTTGGACTCCCTCGTCACTCAATTCCAGGGCCGCTCTACCTCATCACCACAACAATGGACTCTTCGACCCAATGCTGCAGGACCAGTCTATTCGGAAACTATCTGGGGAGCAGAGTGCGCCTGACAGTGCTGTGCCGTCGCACCTCTCCACTCCGTCATCTCGCTCCCTCTCGCCAACTAG GCATCGCAAAGAAGGAGACTATGATTCTAAGTTCAATTTAGCCGGACAGGCCTTATTGCCTCTTTCAGAGACGAATTCAAACATCATCTGGAAACAG GATCTTCTTGCTAAGGTTAAAGAACATGAAGAAGAGATTGCACAGTTGAGAAGGCATCTTACTGACTACTCAGTGAAG GAAGCACAAATACTCAACGAGAAACATGTTTTGGAAAAACGCATTGCATACATGCGCATG GCATTTGATCAGCAGCAACAAGATTTGGTTGACGCTGCATCAAAAGCTTTATCCTACAGACAAGACATTATTGAAGAAAATATCCGTCTCACATATGCCTTACAG GCAGCGCATCAGGAGAGATCCACTTTTGTGTCTTCGTTATTGCCTCTTTTGACAGAATATAACCTGCAACCTTCTGTTCTTGATGCTCAATCTATTGTTAGCAGTCTGAAG GTTCTGTTTAAGCATTTGCAAGAGAAACTTGCTATTACTGAG GAGAAACTAAAAGAATCACAATACCAACTTACTCCTTGGCGAGCCGAATCTTCAAACAGTACCAATGTTCCTGTACAGTCACCTTCTCATCCTCCTGGAAATGCTTTGGTTACCACT AGCAAAGCCAACCTTGACATTGTGGCCCAGCAAGCATATTCTCATGTACAATCTCCTATGTCTTCCCCTGTTCGTGCTAGACGTGATTGGGATTTGCTGGGGAATGAGAACCATCAGACTATCGCAAGTGAGGTCGCTGCAGTAAATACAGAGCACGATAATATTGGAATCACCTCTCCCTCAAGCAG CAACCAAGTTAAGAAGGATGTTGTAGCTCAAGCAACTGAACATGATTCTCGTGCTGTACGATTTAATTTTGAATCGAAGAGTCAGAATCCGTCATTCAAGGACCTCGTCAGGAGTGACGCCCCAGAAAATCTGGAGGGAACTGAAACCCATATTTCACAAGAACCTCCTGCGCAATGGGGTCCTGAGGGCTCACCTAATTTGGCATCTGGTCTTGATGATGCAAATCCACCATACCCTTATCTTCCTACTGTCCTTGAAGAGCCTAGTTCTTCTTTCTCTGAAG CTGCAGATGATGACCCACTACCAGCCATAGAAGGGCTACGAATCACTGGTGAAGCTTTTCCTGGAAGAGAACTTCAAGCAAGTGGGTACTCTATCAATGGGACGACAAGCTGTAATTTTGAG TGGGTACGGCATTTGGAGGATGGATCAGTAAATTACATAGAAG GTGCAAAGCAACCTTCATACTTAGTTACTGCTGATGATGTGGATTCTTTACTAGCCATTGAAGTCCAGCCTCTAGATGACCGGAAAAGAAAG GGGGAGATCGTGAAGGTTTATGCTaatgaacaaaaaaagatTACTTGTG ATCCTGAAACAAAGGAGCTCATCAAGAAAATTCTTTCAACTGGGCATGTATCTTATGAAGTTCTGCTGCCT GTTAGATTTTTAGATATGTGGGAACCAGCTGTATTGGCAATAAAGAGGGAAGGTTACAGCATTAAGTGCAATGGCCAGCGTGGTGTTATTATTACAGAAAAATTCCAGCAAGCCACTGCA ATCAGCATTCCATATGGACGTCCTACTGAATTTTCTATACTGGCTGCTGATGGTGCTGAGTACAATCTCAAGCCTGCAGAGAATGCACC ATCACGAGATATCATTGTTCTAATCTTGAGGCTGTTCAGAATGAAG GCAGTTGAGAAGAGTAAAGGAAGAAGGAAGGGCATATTCTTCAAGTAG
- the LOC102706005 gene encoding uncharacterized protein LOC102706005 isoform X2, whose amino-acid sequence MADADELGRRLAAVAVSDSDNLFQVMRAVEDAEATIRQQLEENSRLKDELMLKTRELDRIRSEAEAPFAQDRAISTSPHAISTWTPSSLNSRAALPHHHNNGLFDPMLQDQSIRKLSGEQSAPDSAVPSHLSTPSSRSLSPTRHRKEGDYDSKFNLAGQALLPLSETNSNIIWKQDLLAKVKEHEEEIAQLRRHLTDYSVKEAQILNEKHVLEKRIAYMRMAFDQQQQDLVDAASKALSYRQDIIEENIRLTYALQAAHQERSTFVSSLLPLLTEYNLQPSVLDAQSIVSSLKEKLKESQYQLTPWRAESSNSTNVPVQSPSHPPGNALVTTSKANLDIVAQQAYSHVQSPMSSPVRARRDWDLLGNENHQTIASEVAAVNTEHDNIGITSPSSSNQVKKDVVAQATEHDSRAVRFNFESKSQNPSFKDLVRSDAPENLEGTETHISQEPPAQWGPEGSPNLASGLDDANPPYPYLPTVLEEPSSSFSEAADDDPLPAIEGLRITGEAFPGRELQASGYSINGTTSCNFEWVRHLEDGSVNYIEGAKQPSYLVTADDVDSLLAIEVQPLDDRKRKGEIVKVYANEQKKITCDPETKELIKKILSTGHVSYEVLLPVRFLDMWEPAVLAIKREGYSIKCNGQRGVIITEKFQQATAISIPYGRPTEFSILAADGAEYNLKPAENAPSRDIIVLILRLFRMKAVEKSKGRRKGIFFK is encoded by the exons ATGGCCGACGCCGATGAGCTTGGCAGgaggctcgccgccgtcgccgtctcggACTCCGACAACCTCTTCCAGGTGATGCGCGCCGTGGAGGACGCCGAGGCCACCATTCGGCAGCAG CTGGAGGAGAACAGCCGCCTCAAGGACGAGCTGATGCTCAAGACGCGAGAGCTTGACAGAATC AGGTCAGAGGCAGAGGCTCCCTTTGCTCAGGATCGCGCCATTTCGACCTCTCCCCATGCCATCTCTACTTGGACTCCCTCGTCACTCAATTCCAGGGCCGCTCTACCTCATCACCACAACAATGGACTCTTCGACCCAATGCTGCAGGACCAGTCTATTCGGAAACTATCTGGGGAGCAGAGTGCGCCTGACAGTGCTGTGCCGTCGCACCTCTCCACTCCGTCATCTCGCTCCCTCTCGCCAACTAG GCATCGCAAAGAAGGAGACTATGATTCTAAGTTCAATTTAGCCGGACAGGCCTTATTGCCTCTTTCAGAGACGAATTCAAACATCATCTGGAAACAG GATCTTCTTGCTAAGGTTAAAGAACATGAAGAAGAGATTGCACAGTTGAGAAGGCATCTTACTGACTACTCAGTGAAG GAAGCACAAATACTCAACGAGAAACATGTTTTGGAAAAACGCATTGCATACATGCGCATG GCATTTGATCAGCAGCAACAAGATTTGGTTGACGCTGCATCAAAAGCTTTATCCTACAGACAAGACATTATTGAAGAAAATATCCGTCTCACATATGCCTTACAG GCAGCGCATCAGGAGAGATCCACTTTTGTGTCTTCGTTATTGCCTCTTTTGACAGAATATAACCTGCAACCTTCTGTTCTTGATGCTCAATCTATTGTTAGCAGTCTGAAG GAGAAACTAAAAGAATCACAATACCAACTTACTCCTTGGCGAGCCGAATCTTCAAACAGTACCAATGTTCCTGTACAGTCACCTTCTCATCCTCCTGGAAATGCTTTGGTTACCACT AGCAAAGCCAACCTTGACATTGTGGCCCAGCAAGCATATTCTCATGTACAATCTCCTATGTCTTCCCCTGTTCGTGCTAGACGTGATTGGGATTTGCTGGGGAATGAGAACCATCAGACTATCGCAAGTGAGGTCGCTGCAGTAAATACAGAGCACGATAATATTGGAATCACCTCTCCCTCAAGCAG CAACCAAGTTAAGAAGGATGTTGTAGCTCAAGCAACTGAACATGATTCTCGTGCTGTACGATTTAATTTTGAATCGAAGAGTCAGAATCCGTCATTCAAGGACCTCGTCAGGAGTGACGCCCCAGAAAATCTGGAGGGAACTGAAACCCATATTTCACAAGAACCTCCTGCGCAATGGGGTCCTGAGGGCTCACCTAATTTGGCATCTGGTCTTGATGATGCAAATCCACCATACCCTTATCTTCCTACTGTCCTTGAAGAGCCTAGTTCTTCTTTCTCTGAAG CTGCAGATGATGACCCACTACCAGCCATAGAAGGGCTACGAATCACTGGTGAAGCTTTTCCTGGAAGAGAACTTCAAGCAAGTGGGTACTCTATCAATGGGACGACAAGCTGTAATTTTGAG TGGGTACGGCATTTGGAGGATGGATCAGTAAATTACATAGAAG GTGCAAAGCAACCTTCATACTTAGTTACTGCTGATGATGTGGATTCTTTACTAGCCATTGAAGTCCAGCCTCTAGATGACCGGAAAAGAAAG GGGGAGATCGTGAAGGTTTATGCTaatgaacaaaaaaagatTACTTGTG ATCCTGAAACAAAGGAGCTCATCAAGAAAATTCTTTCAACTGGGCATGTATCTTATGAAGTTCTGCTGCCT GTTAGATTTTTAGATATGTGGGAACCAGCTGTATTGGCAATAAAGAGGGAAGGTTACAGCATTAAGTGCAATGGCCAGCGTGGTGTTATTATTACAGAAAAATTCCAGCAAGCCACTGCA ATCAGCATTCCATATGGACGTCCTACTGAATTTTCTATACTGGCTGCTGATGGTGCTGAGTACAATCTCAAGCCTGCAGAGAATGCACC ATCACGAGATATCATTGTTCTAATCTTGAGGCTGTTCAGAATGAAG GCAGTTGAGAAGAGTAAAGGAAGAAGGAAGGGCATATTCTTCAAGTAG